The DNA segment tagttttgtttGAGTAAAATATTCCAATATTCAATTAGATGGATTACTCgaataattaaagtttgttGACACCACGTGAACTTTTAGTTTTGCATTATTCATGTTAACGTCAAAGATTTGCTGAATAATATCACTGTTATGACAATAGTACAGCTGACGGACACTtccgtaatataattaatatgccATCATGGCCTAAACGCTATGATAGTATGCAACTCACCTTGTTCAGTCCCGGATGTTTCAGACGGTCGAGTCCGGATAACCGGCTATTGGATTGCCCGTCCCCGGAGCCCCAAACACCAATGCGATCGCGATCCATTTCGTACGTACACGTCCAATCACTGGCAGCAAGCGACTGTTTGCCAGCAATGAATGGTACGCCAGTTTTGTCACGCGGCGCGGGGGGCGCTGGACTCATCGCCGATTCACTCCTGGGAAAGCAGGAAAATTTTCAGCACACCGTACCGAGATATCAACCACGATATGCGGTTTCCTGCCTGTGATAAGAGATGGCGCTAGGTCGTTAACCTGACTAtctgaattataatattttgtggtTAATTTACTAtgcattttctatttttctgACCTATTTGataagaatttataaattttattataaaaattaaagtattctAAGTTTATTGACTGGGTTATTGCTATAGAATTACAGACCACAAAAATAAGGAAGGAAGGCTAATAACTATATGATCttaatgtttagttttgtaCAACTACGTAATTACATGagctaaacaataattataataatctaacactatatacgtaaaaaatacaatttcacgCTAATCATGAAAACGAACTGTAAAATATCATTATgtttaactatatattatatatttatagttcaGGCGTTATATACGATTGCACTTCAAAACTCCAAAAGCTCACTTTACTAAAAAAGTCCAAGCCGCGGaagaaaacaaatgatttGGATACAGTCAATATCAAAAAATGTAATGATATTCAATATGGAACGAGGCCTACCTATTCCTAAACAGACTACTCTCGAGGACACACTGCCCTTCCCTATCGCAAGGACACGTCATTTGCTGAAAATAGATATTTCAAACTCAAATACAGATTGGTGGAATtgggtaaaaactaaaatagcgTTCTTGGTACGAACAAAGGTTCACTGCATAAGACCTTTAAAAATCTAGTTGGCTATGGAGATATATGTAAACCGCAGATTACATAAcgctaataattttattacaaacattattattgtattacagACTTTgtcaatacgataatgtcgagaaataatataatattacacacataatataaacgctactgtgaattcactctgcgaacatataaatatgtcgatAACAGCATTAAAAAGGCGCAACGTCCTTGTTAAAGGGGATCTGCGCAACAGACTGGTTCTGGGATTTGATATCGAAAACAACCTTGGCCTTCGTCGTCATTCATATCCCATAGGTAGATTCAAACACATTACACCCCGCAAGacttttaatactatttttttaccccatttttacattttttatctcTAAGACAAATAAGGTAATAAATCCGCGTGTTTAAGAAGTTTTATTGTACTCCGGTAAACCAGACTAGTAGCTTTCATTGTAATAACCCCAGCATCTCTAAAACAAATGAGATAATAAATCCGCGTGTTTAAGAAGTTTTATTGTACTCCCGTAAACCAGACTAGTAGCTTTcattgtaatttgtaaaatgtaatgtaatccttagaaataaatatccgaaacgtatagataatgttaaacatacatttctagcatttttattaaaataacaattcaaaaaaagaaatatttaaaatgtaacgaTCTCGTTGCTAAAAAGTAATATCTTGTAATGATCGttgtgaaaattaattttataaattgtaatcaaAAACCATAAAGTGTGATACATTTTATTGACCTTTCCACGCCATTACATAATGATGACTTGTAAATTATCATTTAGTCGCTACATGTGGGAATTTTTAacaactataaaattaaaaaacaaaacaaacaaaaagttaCCAAATTCTTCTTGGCTTCAAGCAGACACCTTTTATAGACCGTGTCAAACCTATACAGcagaaaagtaattaaaaataataaacacaacgTTAAAGGAAATATTTGTCACTATGGGGGTGTTATTTTATCTCTTCTATACGTTAGGTTTGATAGACCACGAACACGCGAAACTATAACATTATCAAGGCATCTCAAGCAAGATTGCTACCTaccaatttacatttattaaataacatataccTAATATCGTGTATATGTGGTGCTTTCCCATTTTCTCACTATAATTTCATTACgggcatttaaaaaatacgctCACCGTTTATTTCGGAGGCCTACAGTCGCGCCATTCGCTTGACGTGTGTCAATTTGACCGTTTGACTTCACTTTACGCGAAAGGAATTCCATTTCAGAAAAGAGGTTTTATATCACTACTAACAAAAGGAAAACTAAGAAGTTTCGAAACTGAAGGAGAGCTAGAGAGCTCTCTAAATTATCACTGGAGTAATTTTCCGGAATAATCTCATTAAATAGTGTAGTTTTACTTATCAATAAGCAATTTAACGCAGTATTATATCGTGATTTTTAACCTTTTAACTCGTGAGCACGAGATGCGATACGAGAAGTGATTAGTCGACTTTAAAGGTagtctttaaaaattcaaatttcattaaatgttttgaaaatatagCTATTAAATAACGATTGCCTTGCTGCCATGTGTACCTAAGAGAATACCTTCCACTATGacaatttcttaaataacaGGGGGCAAATGAGCAGGATGCTCATCTGTGGTACGAGTTTGTGTATGGTATTTTTTCTATGAATTTTCACAATATAACgtgtataaataatcattgttTAAGCAactcttaataatttatttatttataaaaggtcGGCTCGGCGGTATTGGTACAAGattgataatttttgaattgaGATGCAATtgttaatgtgacaagcacttataggaAAACAAAACATACGCGAAGAGATATAAAAAacgaaacaattaaattataaaaaaaaaactacaggAAAatcgataattattattagacatTGTATGAggtttatagattttaataaagcaCGATTTCATTGTGAGTGTATTTGTCTCTACTAGTATTATAGTATCTACTATTACATACTTAAAAAACGCCAGCACAGCAAACCTGTCTGGGCTTTAGACttctatataaacaaattaaaacatttttttatgaaatagaatGCAAACGTTGCGTCCGGCCTTCCTCGGCCTCTTTGCCGGCCAGCCTCAAGAATTGGcacgaaatatatttttctaagaaTTATGTAGGTAATCTAATCTGAATTCCTGTATCTAAGACATGCCGATTTCCTCATGAAGTTTTcgttcattaattattatacgagtggtaaatgcgcacaaaACCAGAAAGTCTATTTAGGCACAGTTATTGTAAGAACCTACTACCTCATAGATgtgagtcgcatgctgaagacACAAGGCCCTATATACTCGTACTTGCCCAGTATATATTACCAAGTTACAATTCCTTCACAATTGTGTAATGTTTTGACTACGATATTTGATAAACTGTACTCAATTTTATAAACTCATTTGTTTGGGTATAAGGTAAAAGTACACACAACATTGTTCTCATCGaaattttacatattcaataaaaagagAAACAGTTTTTCAACTACaccaattgttattaataattattcataatactCAGATTCACAGTCGACACGTAGCCGCAAGCATGGCTTTCGTATGTCAAATCCAAAACGTTTTTGCCTTACGTCAGTTATAAGCACTAAATCTCTGAATTTTACCAGAACGTtctagattttatatttaaggaataaagtaaaataacagAGAAGTATAATTCATTTCCTAAGACTAATTAGTCTCGCTATTAACAATTGAAACAGCCCATTCAAAGAAATCTCAAGAACATTTATCTGAAAATGCGATATTATTATATCGCATTTTCtattataaggtaaaatttatagggtaatataagtaaaatagaTATTTGCGTGTGTATAAcgtatgtattaatataagaaaaaacaatctcgttttttaataatataatttagtaataacTGTGAAATAGTTGCGGCATTCTACATAAGACTTTCTTggaaaatttaacataagtgCTTCATATAATACTAAGTAGAAGTCGTTATCAGGGCATATCTAAGCGCTATTGCGATCTTCGTGACTCTCCCGTGTCTCGGTGATATCAAGGGCATTGAggtaattaaacaatattatgacTTTCATCATGACAACGTAATAACAGTTCGTAATATAACTGTTAAGCCCATGACTTTACACTAAGATACAAattgacaattaaataatgcctaccagtaaatttatttacataatctaCAATATAGTAGTCGATGAAGCACATATTCTCGGAAATGtgtaacttatatttatttttattaattcaaattttaatccgattatttataattattattataatcaatttGAACATCATAGACAAGACTCCATCcgtttattcaaaaaaatcgTAACTACCGTTCCAACATAATCTGTTACAGCTACACTACACAAGAGGGAACTAGTGTAGCATTGTTGAATTTAGTTGGTATAAATTTTCCGaaaaatttttgtatttaaagaaaaaatacacaaaacaatAAGTAACAATATGCTAGTCATGCTATGTGTATGACCAACCTTTAAAGCCTCATTTAACCTCAGCTTTGCTCaaccttttaaattatatgtagcCTAGGCCTGCACAACTTCCGATAGAAACATGTGGCAGGAAGTTGCTTTATCTATGTGCTTTTTTCAAGGTTTATTCACTTTcatttttgctttttattcACTACGTAAGGGTATCTGGAATATGTAATTCTACTTTGACAGTATTGAAAAACCGTTCGTAAACACAAGGATTGCCTAATAAtgaatatgtacatatattttcatggtccttttatatatataaactaattgacacaaaatcattttctttagcgaataataataataataaccctTTTTTCGCTgattattttaacttacatgctattcttataaaatagtaGTATTCCTAAATCTAATTCACgtagcaaaataataaatttattagcaaCTACTTAGGTCAGGTTGTCTGTCGACATAAGCCTCCCCCAATTGTTTCCACGACTCTCTATCCTTGGGAGAATTTCTCCATCATTTTGGTAGATCGTCCTCCCATCTTTTAATTTGACCTCCTCGTTTTCTTTTCCCGTTCCTTGGGTACTACTCTATTACATCCTTGGTCCATTTTACTTTGTTAGTCCAGTTCCATTTAAGTTTTCTTACTTTTTGTAAAACGTTTTACGTCCCTTGTCAGCTTAATGCAGTGCTTAGATTTAGCAGACACTTCACAGCTAAGTCAGGGTCGTCACGCTTTAAAACGGCCGTGTTCTTATTAATGCGGTGCTCgaattatttgtcaattttaaattacaggtGCTTTGGATTACCTAAACGTAAAGAGGCAAACTTTGACGGCCATTATTTACGTTGccttaaaatacattattatatataaattattatagttattgttaattatatggGAAAAAATAGTAGGCTTTTGCAGTCTCTATACTATACTCTTTATTTTGGAAAAATCTGCGGTTCTCTCTTATCTCTTCTCAATCAAAATCTCTATCATCTAGTTGATAATTGTGATAAAGTGTGAGATGTGTAAAAGAGCAATTTAAGGAATGGCACACTCCCGATTGTACCAATACTATTAACCTTcgtcaattaaatatatatgacgtGAAGGCTTGAAGACAATAGTAATAGTTTaggtaataatgttttttcttcTCATTGTAGGGAATCACTTTCTAGATATACTGAATTCTGAAATAGACGTGAATCGTCTATACATCTTAAGTAAACATAATAAAGAACTTGAAGAATAGAAGAAGAAGGGAGGTATGTAGTGTATCTGGGTAGAAAACAAGGAAAATGTTTTCAGATATTGTTTTGCTAACAATGCTATCCTGAAATGCAGTTATTGTCCATTGTTCATTCGATGCTCTACCGGATTTACGAAGAACAataagttgttttatttatttacatgataatattatgtatatataaataaaaaagaattgcaaaaaaaaatttataaatttgaaaaacagttttatttagtacttacGTGTTTATTTCGCAAAAGCAACCAGTTCCTTTGGGAtctagcaaaatgttccatatctTGGTATgtagtaaacaaaatatttaggcTAAACGAAGTTcacgggggcagctagtattatatatatactagctgacccggcaaacgtcgttttgccatgtttattatttccagaaaaattttttttagttcaaataacctatctactataataaaaataggattTGATCGTAAAGAGGTGTATCATATATGCTATAgcatgaaaaaataaaaacaaaaaaaaattgtctaaaaataaaaaaaaaagattttttgaaagatagatagtagccgattctcagacttcctgaatatgcattaaaaaagtcataagcatcggtcgagccgtttctgtggagtatgggaacgaacattgtgacacgagaattttatatatatagatgctATTAATTATTGCacttaaaaagttaaaattttacttttaaaaagaaaaataagtagTCATCGTAACTACGGGTATTTAAGTGGTTATTTTAAGTGCTTGTGCTTTATGTTATCCATAAAGATCAATATAGTCTATAACTATATCAGAACCATTTATAACGCTACAATTGTATATAGCTATAAATATGAGCATAACATTAcgatagaatataatattaaaatcacgtGCCGTTTATGTTAGACCTTAAGCCGTATTTAACTTCCTTAAgtgataagtattttttaatattaaaattttcataataattccTTCTAATCTCTCTTAAAATCTTCTGGGGCAaacttatttaacaaaattctgATGCAATGTACAAGCGACTTAGCCCATCATtcttagtataatatttatatatatttagtcatTAGggtttttcaattaatttatagtgAAAACTTACTGCCATTTTCTTTTGTCGTTAACTTTAAGTGATGCTGAATTTCCCATTTTAAATCACTAAACTTCTTAAATTTAGTACGAAACTGGCTTGTGTAATGATAGTTTGAAAAAATAAGGAAACGTTTGATACGTCTCAGCCATGCAAAAGCAGGTCTTACTATAATCGCAATGTTATTGCAACAAAACCAGCAGACGGTGGCCATGACTTTCCCTCCAATCGAGAttgaacattaaaattttactattttctaACGTATCTTTAGGAAAACCTTTAGACATGCGTTAGGAAATGACAAAATGTGTTCAACTGGATAACTGAATACCAGTGGTCGTAGGAATATCTACGCTTTAGTTACAGGTCCAAGAGAATATTAATgactaatattattagaatattgtCCACGAGAATTTCTATCCTGTCCAACAATCTATCAATGATCCATGCATATTACTTCAATAGATGTAACAAAGTCTTTGCTTTCtcgtatatttttacaaaacatgTAATTTGCTAAATTACTAGGTATCCTTCAGTTAgcttataaatgtaatacattttaagcgaacacattacaatattcacaagtagaaatttaaatttggcggtatatatatgcatatataagttatgaaaaaattaacagcTGACAAAGTCACACTTGACAAAGGCTTGTCATTGTCATATTAGCTTTTACTTATTAGcctttaggttaggttttattatttacaaaaagttatAGTTAATTTCCAATACAATATcgcattaatatataattttttgttagcaATAAGAAAAGAAATGCTTATTAATTTCTGATTCATTCCTCATATAAGCTGTTTGCAAAATACTACTTAAAATGAAGAAGGAAGGTAAATCTTTATGTCTGCAGTTTATCAGAGATACTTACTAGTACAAGAGTAaacttaatttgaaaattaattatttatttcagaagTTCAAGAAATCTTTCTTAAAATCCTACGTGAAGAAGAGGATGTATCTGTGGGAGTTGcagcaattaaaacattattaacagTCATAGAGAACTATAAAGGTTAGTTAGAAATCCAACATATTGTAGTAGTTAAACAAATTAGACAATATACATTCAGTGAATATTGGTGAAGTTCTATGTTCCAAAAAGCCGAGTAATATTTCCATGTTCATTTCACTTACTTTCTCTTTATAGGAAAATAGATTCTTGGAAAGCTTTCTGTCCCTCCTCAACTCCCCCAGAATGCAAactaatcaaataaatagtcTAGCTCTAGGGTACACAACAGAACACAATCTGGTACTCTTGAGTTGGAAACAATATTCTTTATGGTAGTAGTacggaataataaaaaataatattttgatgtaAATTAAGTTCGTATACAatgatttatcaatttatcaaCTGTTTCAGTGGCCACAGTTAGAGAATTAGATTTGAACCTGCAACTAGCAGTAGATGCAATGAGACATTGTGATCAGCCTGTAACTGCTATATCATCAGGATGTGAGCTCTTCATGcgttttattacatttgcTAAATTAGATGTTAAGGTGAGAAATATAAAGCTATTTTAAGTATTCCTTTTTCAAGTACATTAAAATTCTAGCCCCAGTAAAGATTACTTATTATTGCTCTGTCTCTATTCTTATGTGCATCCATAAATATAAGAGTTGAGATAGATGATGGTTACTGGACTAATACCAACCTTACATGGTTGTTATTAGTTTAAATCCTTCTGATAATATAGGTATCCTTAACTTTCTGATCATATTTTTCGAATTTAGTTCATTACAATTCTGttctgtaatttaaattttatgttcatGCATTTCTATTTCTCTTCTTTTTCACTAttactacaaaattaataaatttcaaaccaCAATGAAAATCCTTTTgacaattttttgttatttatatattcatcaAATTTTTCAGTCATTTGAAGAATGTGAGCGGATAATGTTACAGCGTGGTAGAGTATTTCTAGATACATTGCTTGAAGCCAGAGGAAAAGTAGCAAAGGAGGCATTGCCATTCATTAGTGATGGTtgtgttagtaaatatttatttttgtagttaCCTAAAGACTTAACCCTTGatgtgatattaattttacaaaataacagaatttcatacatttatacaatttactgtatagatattaaaaatatattattatattttctgcaTCCAATTAGGcatcaaaacaattttatatggcCAGGTCAAGAATTTTATAAGcattgaaatgtttttaataaatctgttaattttagaaaatactAACTCATTCTCGATCCCGAGTAGTACTAGCTGCAATGCTGGAAGCTGTAAAAGCAAATAAAAGATTCCAAGTGTTTGTTACATCTTCTTGTCCTGACAACAGTGGGTAAGTGATAAATCATATGAGATTATTATGGAAATATGGTctgtttcttatttaaaaatttatattgacaaagttttattttattaagaataaatatttttgacacttATTAGTTTTCTATAAGTAACAGAGTTTAGACTATACATATAAAGTAACAGTactaattctaataaaataaaataatatatatgataatgactttttatcaattacaaatttactaCAAAAGTAAACTTGTggtttttaattagattttcgtAAATATCGCATTTTAAGTAAGTCATTACAATTAACAGTAATCCCCCTTGTCATGTCTACTCTGGGATCTTGTCTGTGTATTATTGATCATCAGCTCATCATCTGACCAGGCATCAACTGATCATATATACCATTTAAGTATAATCTATATTCCAGGGAGCGAATGCACAAAGAGTTAGTAGCGGCTGGTATTGAAGCGACACTCATTCTTGATTCAGCTCTAGGCTACATCATGGAACAAGTTGATATTGTGATGATTGGGGCTGAAGGTGTCACTGAGAGTGGTggaattataaataaggtaatattttaattgaaagatGATTTTCAGAGACTACTAACCGTATAATGTCCTTCCAAGGGACACATTCACAGTTGGGAGTTACTAATATCTGTACCTATGTCAAATTTACTAAGTTTTAGACTGCTGgtagatttaaattttgagATACTCTAATATTTTGAACTTATTCATGTTATACATATACTTAACGATATATCtttattccataaaaaatacaaacacttATGACACAGGCATTAACAGAcagacttaataataaaagttttatttatgtggACAGCTTTTACCCGTTGAGTAACCCTTACAAGCAAGGCATTcaacaaact comes from the Pieris brassicae chromosome 4, ilPieBrab1.1, whole genome shotgun sequence genome and includes:
- the LOC123708938 gene encoding translation initiation factor eIF-2B subunit alpha; protein product: MKKEEVQEIFLKILREEEDVSVGVAAIKTLLTVIENYKVATVRELDLNLQLAVDAMRHCDQPVTAISSGCELFMRFITFAKLDVKSFEECERIMLQRGRVFLDTLLEARGKVAKEALPFISDGCKILTHSRSRVVLAAMLEAVKANKRFQVFVTSSCPDNSGERMHKELVAAGIEATLILDSALGYIMEQVDIVMIGAEGVTESGGIINKIGTYCLAMSALELKKPVYVLTESFKFSRIYPLNQQDVPNEFKYLSSVIASGNLSKQHPMVDYTPPAYITLLFTDLGILTPSAVSDELIKLYL